The sequence AGGTTCGACACCTCGAACGACTGCACGTACACCTTCGCGCCTGGACGGTTGAGGCCGTTGCGGGTAAGCGCCTCGACGAGCCTCGGTTCGAGCGCGAGCCCCTGGTCGGCGAAGTACGTCGGGTGCTTGGTCTCGATGTAGAGGCCGACGGTTCGACCGAGTTCACGGGAGAGCCGCTTGGAGAGGTTCACGATCTCCTGGAACGTGGGCACCTCGAAGCGGCCGTCGTAGATGGTGTTGTCGGGCCGCAGGTCCGGGATGCGCTCGACGGCACGCAACGTCTTCAGTTCGGCGAGCGTGAAGTCCTCGGCGAACCAGCCGGTGACGCGCCGCCCGTCCACCGTCTTGGTGGTCTTGCGGTCGGCGAACTCGGGCCGCTGCGCGACGTCGGTCGTGCCGCCGATCTCAGGCTCGTGCCTCGCGACGAGCACACCGTCCTTCGTGATCACGAGGTCGGGTTCGATGTAGTCGGCACCCATCCTCGCGGCGAGTTCGTACGAGGCCAGCGTGTGTTCAGGCCGGTAGCCGGAGGCGCCCCTGTGCCCGACGACGACGAACTTCTCCGAGTGGCCCGCGTCGCCGTGCCGGTCGCGCGCCCCACCTGCGGGCTCCGCACCAGCGGGGGCGACCGTCATTCCGAGCACCGCGAGGCCGCTCAAGGCCAGCAGCGCCAGTCTCTTCCGCATCTTCACCCTTTCTCCGTTGTCCGGTGTCGTCCGACTCTGATCTCCGGTCGCGACGATGGGACTACAGGCGGGGGGCCGCAAGGGGTCATACCGGTGAACGGTGCCCGATCCGTGCCGCTTACGCTGTGGCCGTGCGCGTCCTGGTTATCGGCTCCGGAGCCCGTGAGCACGCCCTCGTACTCGCCGCCTCCCACGACCCGGCGGTGACGGCGCTCGGCTGCGCGCCGGGCAACGCCGGAACCGCCTCGGTGTCGGAGACGCTCGGTGTTGACCTGACCGAGCCGTCGGCCATCGCGGGGCTGGCCGTGTCGTGGAAGGCCGATCTCGTGGTGATCGGGCCGGAGGTGCCGCTGGTCGCCGGGGCTGCCGATGCGGTGAGGGCCGCCGGGGTGCCCTGTTTCGGGCCGAGCGCGGAGGCCGCGCGCATCGAGGGCTCGAAGTCGTTCGCCAAGGAGATCATGGCCGCGGCGGGAGTGCCGACGGCGCGCAGCGAGGTGGTTGACAACCCCGCGCATCTCGACGCCGCTCTCGCGCGGTTCGGCCCGACGTGGGTGGTGAAGGACGACGGACTCGCCGCTGGCAAGGGCGTCGTGGTCACCGATGATCTCGATCGGGCCCGCAAGCACGCGCTGATGCTGCTCGACGGCGGGCACCCGGTCGTGCTGGAGTCGTTCCTCGACGGGCCGGAGGCATCGCTTTTCTGCCTTGTGGACGGGCGAACGGTCGTGCCGCTGGTCCCCGCGCAGGACTTCAAGCGTGTCGGTGACAACGACGCTGGCCCGAACACCGGCGGCATGGGCGCGTACGCGCCGCTGCCGTGGGCGCCACCGGGCTTCGTTGACGACGTGGTGGCCACCGTTGTGCGCCCCGTTGTGGACGAGCTGGCGCGAAGGGGTACGCCGTTCTCCGGGCTGCTGT comes from Saccharomonospora xinjiangensis XJ-54 and encodes:
- a CDS encoding glycerophosphodiester phosphodiesterase; its protein translation is MRKRLALLALSGLAVLGMTVAPAGAEPAGGARDRHGDAGHSEKFVVVGHRGASGYRPEHTLASYELAARMGADYIEPDLVITKDGVLVARHEPEIGGTTDVAQRPEFADRKTTKTVDGRRVTGWFAEDFTLAELKTLRAVERIPDLRPDNTIYDGRFEVPTFQEIVNLSKRLSRELGRTVGLYIETKHPTYFADQGLALEPRLVEALTRNGLNRPGAKVYVQSFEVSNLKELDKRLRVPLVQLVSGSGAPYDFVRSGDPRTYDDLATPEGLAEIAGYAEGLGPVKDRIIPRNADGTLGEPTTLVDDAHRAGLAVHPWTFRAENAFLPTDLRSSDDPGAWGDIFAEYEAFLATGIDGVFADHPDIAVEAARTAGR
- the purD gene encoding phosphoribosylamine--glycine ligase, translated to MRVLVIGSGAREHALVLAASHDPAVTALGCAPGNAGTASVSETLGVDLTEPSAIAGLAVSWKADLVVIGPEVPLVAGAADAVRAAGVPCFGPSAEAARIEGSKSFAKEIMAAAGVPTARSEVVDNPAHLDAALARFGPTWVVKDDGLAAGKGVVVTDDLDRARKHALMLLDGGHPVVLESFLDGPEASLFCLVDGRTVVPLVPAQDFKRVGDNDAGPNTGGMGAYAPLPWAPPGFVDDVVATVVRPVVDELARRGTPFSGLLYAGLALTSSGPQVIEFNCRFGDPETQVVLALLRSPLARLLHATATGTLAEQPPLEWADGAAVTVVVAADGYPGRPRTGDVITGSEAEGVLHAGTRRREDGAVVSSGGRVLSVVGAGPDLSAARAQAYERVGRIHLAGAHHRSDIAARAARGELAVPGR